In Leptolyngbya sp. O-77, the genomic window ACGGTCTGACGCTGCAAAGCCGCTTACGCACACCCCGTCTCACGAAATCTCTCATACGCTCTACGACGCGACTAATGCAGCACGGCGGCAGCGGCGGGAGGTCGTGCAACTGGGGCAGCGCTGTGGCTTTTCACACATCACGGGCCTATGGCTGGATATGCCGCTGGCGCTGTGTTTGGAGCGAAACCGCCAGCGCGATCGCCAGGTTCCTGAAGCCATCATCGAGCAGATGCATCGCCGCCTCTCCGCAGCCCCACCCAGCCTCAGCGACGGTTTCGATACCCTGATTCACCTGCCCCCGAACTTTTCTCCAGACCCCACAATCTGGGATTCAGCTCGGTTTGGGAAACCACACCCCCAATTCTCTTGAAGCTTTGGTAGGGTTGGATTAGGCGTACTGTAGCTCACCCAAATCAGTACCCCTACCCAATTAACTTAAAGCAACTTAAGTCACTCGATCGATTCAAGCAATTCAGGCAATTCAGTCAATAATTCAGTCAATTCAGAGTAGGTGATGACCCGATGGCTGCTCAGGACTTCAAAGACTACTATGCCATCCTTGGAATCAGCAAAAGCGCCAGCGCCGACGAACTGAAGCGGGCCTATCGCAAGCTGGCTCGGCAGTATCACCCAGACATGAATCCTGGCAACGCAGCGGCCGAAGCTCGCTTTAAGGAAATCAACGAAGCCTACGAAGTGCTGTCTGACCCAGACAAGCGGCGCAAGTATGACCAGTTTGGGCAATACTGGAAGCAAGCAGAAGGCTTTGGCGGCGGCGCTCCGGGCGACTTTGGCGGATTTGACTTTAGCCAATACGGCAGCTTCGATGATTTTATTAATGAACTGCTGGGCCGATTTGCGGGCGGGGTTCCGGGCGGCGATCGCGGCTATAGTTATCGTCCGGGCAGTCCACCAGGAGGCTTTGGTGGTTTTGGCGGCTTTGGCGAGCCTCCGACCAGCGCAGGCGGCGATCTGGAAGCTAACCTCAGCATGACCTTTTCGGAAGCCTTTAGGGGTGTACAGAAACGCCTGATTTTGGGCAACGAAGAAATTGAAGTGCGGATTCCAGCCGGAGCCAAACCGGGCAGCAAGATTCGGGTGCGTGGCAAGGGACAGATGAATCCCTATACCCGTCAGCGGGGGGATTTGTATCTCAAAATCGACATCCAGCCCCACCCGTTTTTCCGATTTGAAGAGGACAACCTGGTGTGCGAAGTGGCGATCGCCCCTGATGAAGCTGTGCTGGGAACCGCCATCGACGTGCCCACGCCTGATGGACTTGTGACCATGAATGTGCCCGCCGGAATCCGCTCCGGACAAACGCTGCGGCTGCGCGGCAAAGGCTGGGTGAATCCCAA contains:
- a CDS encoding AAA family ATPase: MDQRTAAPTPTVCHLIVLIGLPGSGKSTLAQVLVNNYGCRLVSTDAIRGQLFGDEATQGPWPLIWQEVEQAFRAATGVRPDQIVLKRRSDAAKPLTHTPSHEISHTLYDATNAARRQRREVVQLGQRCGFSHITGLWLDMPLALCLERNRQRDRQVPEAIIEQMHRRLSAAPPSLSDGFDTLIHLPPNFSPDPTIWDSARFGKPHPQFS
- a CDS encoding DnaJ C-terminal domain-containing protein, which produces MAAQDFKDYYAILGISKSASADELKRAYRKLARQYHPDMNPGNAAAEARFKEINEAYEVLSDPDKRRKYDQFGQYWKQAEGFGGGAPGDFGGFDFSQYGSFDDFINELLGRFAGGVPGGDRGYSYRPGSPPGGFGGFGGFGEPPTSAGGDLEANLSMTFSEAFRGVQKRLILGNEEIEVRIPAGAKPGSKIRVRGKGQMNPYTRQRGDLYLKIDIQPHPFFRFEEDNLVCEVAIAPDEAVLGTAIDVPTPDGLVTMNVPAGIRSGQTLRLRGKGWVNPKGGRGDQLVKIVIVPPKDLSSIEREYYEKIRNIRTFDPRSGLKHIRL